Part of the Candidatus Cybelea sp. genome is shown below.
ATCTTCTCGCTCGCGCGAGGCGTGCTCGAAGCCGACGAACTCGAGGAAATGGGCGACGAGATGGCGGCGGCAAAGAAACGGATGCTCGCTGCTGCAAAGCGGGCGCCGGCCCGCAAGCGCGCCCCGGCCCGCGAAAAATCGGCGGGGGCTTCCCGAACGAAGGCTCGGAAGCGCTAATCAGTACGCCTTGGGCGCGTAGACGTTAAACGTCACGGCGCGCTCGCTCGAACGATTGGTGAAGCGGTGCGGCGCGTCGGGCGGGACGATCGCGCTGTCGCCGCTCTTCATCGTGAAGCGCCGCTCGCCGATCTCGGCTTCGACGGTACCTTTGGCGACGAACAGCACCTGCTCACTTTGCGGATGCTCGTTGGCGAGCGGACCGCTGGCCTCGCCGGGATCGAGCAGCATCGCCGCGGTTTGCAGGTGCGTGCCATTTTCCAGTACGGCGAAGCCGGTTCTAACGTCTTCGAGATTGCGCATGAGGGGCGTGTACCCCGCCGCGCTAACCAGGTAACCCGCGCTAGCGGGAGCAAAGACGCGGCATGCTTCGCGGAGCGCTTTGCAGGCTTGCTGCTTGCTGCGTCGTTCTTGTCGCCGGATGCACGGCCGGCAGCGGTAGCCTGCCAAACGGCGGCAGCTTTGCGGGCGGCCGCGCAGCCCTGCCGACGGTGCGCCTGCCGAGCGGATCTCCGAGCCAATACATTTCGCACGTCGTCATCATCGTGCAAGAGAACCGCAGCTTCGAGAATTTCTTTGCCGGGTACCCGAACGCCAATGCGCCGATGACGGGCTGCGCGATCCCCGTCGGAAGCCGGCGAACGCAGCACCTCGCGCCGCGCTTTCGCCCGGCGACGGGATCGGCTTCGGTTTGTCCGTCGGGCGACGTCTCGATTCCGCTGCAAAAGATCACCTTTAACGGACCGGACCTAGCCCACAACTATCGCGCGGCCACCTTCGACTACGATAATGGGAAGATGGACGGCTTCTCCAAGTTCGGCAGCCGGGCGCCGTACGAAGCGTACTCGTACGTCGACCCGTCGCTGCTGAGGCCTTATTGGACGATGGCGCGGCGGTACGTGCTAGCCGACGCGATGTTTCCCACCGAGTTCGGGGGGAGCTTCACGGGCCATCTCACGCTTGTGGCGGGCAACGACGCGATCGAGCAGTCACCGAGCCGATCGGAGGTCGATTTCCCCAACGGCATCTACGACGACTGCGACTCCCCGCCCGGTACGCGGAGCTCGTATCTGACGGCCGGAGGCAGGGAACACTACTACGCCGGCCCTTATCCGTGCTTCGATCAGTTCAACACGATCGCGAACGTGCTCGATCGCAGCGGCGTATCGTGGAAGTACTACGCGAGCAAACAGCTCGATGACGGGATGTGGGAGCCCTTCGAGGCGGTTAGGTACACGCGGTACGGGCGCGATTGGAGCAATATCATTGCCCCGCAGTCGAGGATCTTGAGCGATCCCAGAAACGGCGCGCTGGCCTCAGTCGACTGGGTAACACCGAGTAAGGACGACTCCGATCATCCGCACTTTCGCAGCGATCAAGGCCCATCCTGGGTCGCGTCGGTCGTCAACGCCGTGGGCGAAAGCCCGTACTGGCGGACGACGGCGATTATCGTTCTGTGGGACGATTGGGGCGGCTGGTACGACAACGCGGTGCCGCCGCAGCTCGATTATCGCGGGTTAGGCGTCCGCGTGCCGTGCCTGATTATTTCGCCGTACGCGAAAACGAACTACGTCTCGCACGTGCAGTACGAGTACGGCAGCATCCTGCACTTCATCGAAGAGGTGTACGGCTTGGGGCCGATCGGGCCGGCCTCACAGGGCTATACCGATACGCGCGCGACGAGTCTCGACGACGCCTTCGACTTCACGCAGAGTCCTCGTCCGTTCTCTTCGATTCCGTCGAAGTACCCGATCGCGCACTTCCTGCAGGAGCCGCCGTCGAACGATCCGATCGATACGGAGTAGCTTTAGGGACCGGCAGTCGCTCCGTTTGTTCCAAACGAGCGGGCGTGCTGGATCCTGACCGAGTCGCCGTCTGCCGCGAGCTCGGGAATCGCGCCGGCAAAATTGAAGAACTGCCGCATATCGACGATCTCGAACAGCCGCAGGATGTTGCCGTTGCTGGTGACGATCGTGGCGGGATCGAGCCCGGCAGCGCTGCGCGATTTGTGCAGCAGCGTGAGTTCGCTGAGCGCCGTGGAATCGAGGTAGGTCACGTCGTTGAAGTCGAGGACCGCGCGCTCGCTGTCGGCGAGGAGACTAAACGCCTCGCGCAGCTGATCCTTTGAGGTGAGGTCGTACTCTCCGTTAAAGACCATCACGACCGTTTCGGGAGTAACCATTGTTCTTAATACTCAGCGTTTCCGTTCGCGAAAGCAAGCGTGATTGGGGCTTGCTACCTTAGCTCACCGGAGCGTTATGAACACCGGTGCCGGAGTTGTGAATAACTTCGGGTGGGCCCCCGGGCGGGTTGGAATTCCCACTGCCATTTGAGCTGGATTGCGAGGCGGCGCCGTCGCGGGCTGAGAACGTGCGCAGCGCGCGTATCAAGGGGCCCTGGGCCTCCTCCAGGGGATCGTCTCGCAGGACGGCGAGAGGCGAGCGATCCTCGAGTTGGGGGTTCGAGCCGTAGAACCAGGCGCGTGCGACATCGCGCGTTGGGCGGGTGGATATCATCAGCGCCAGTTGAAGGGCGAAACGCAAAGCGTGGGGACGCTGCGGCTCGCGTTCGCCGCTCAGCCACTGGGTAACGGCCCGGGTCTCTTTAACGTCGCCGATCGCGGCCACGGTCGTCGCGCCAAGCAGGTCGGCGAGCTGCCGGATGACCTCTTTCATCGGGGACGCCATGGCATCGTTGTGGGCTTGGGTCGGGGTATGGACGTCGATTGCTGGGTCAAGCACGTGTTGCGATTTCCTCCGATGGAACGTATTATACCCATCGAAATCACAGGGTCAAGACCCTAAACGATCACAGATTAACTTACATCGCGGATTGCCGTTCGCAGGTCGTTGACGAGGTCCAACATCTTGACTCGGCGGTCCTGGCCATCGGGCGCCCGGAGGATGGCCGAGGGATGAATCGTCGGCAGAATCCGGGGCGGTCCCGGGAGCACCCGCCCGCGGTTGGCCATCAACCGGAAAGTTGAGCCGAGCAGCGACTGCGCCGCCGTCGCGCCCAGCGCGACGATCAACCGCGGCTTCACGAGCGCGATCTCACCCTCCAGCCACGGCTTACAGGCGCGAACCTCAACGATTTTCGGCTTTTGATGGATGCGGCGCTTGCCGCGTTCCACGAACTTGAAGTGCTTGACGGCGTTGGTCACGTAAGCGTCGCGTGGTCCGATGCCGGCAGCGTCCATAGCGCGACGCAGCAGCTTCCCGGCGGGGCCGACAAACGGGTGACCTTTGAGATCCTCGCTGTCGCCGGGTTCTTCACCGACGAGCATCAGGCGCGCGCGAGCCGGGCCTTCGCCGAAGACGGTCTGCGTCGCGTATTTATAGAGGTCGCAGCCACGGCACGCCGCGGCTGCGTCGCGTAGGCTTTTGAGCGAGAGGCGGCTCGGAAAGAAATCAGCCGCCGAGCGCGTCGAATCAGCCGGCGTTTTCGATCAGAATCCCGTAGTGGCGCTGAACCGTTCGCGCAAAGCGTTCGTCATCGGCGTTGGCGCTGAGCAAGAGCGCGTGCGGCTCGAATGACGGCGGTTTACCGGCGAAAAAGTCCCGAGTGCGTTCCTCGAACGTATTGGCGCCGCGCAGAATCACTTCCGAGTCGAATCCCAACTCGCGCAGGACCGTGGCGGCAGCGCTGGCTTGCGGTTCATTTTCAAAGAGTGCAGCGAGCATAGCTTCGATATCCCCGGCCTTGAGAGCCGAGAAACCCGGGTACAAGCCAAGCATGGCTGAGATATTTGGAACGGCGGGCGACCCGGTCGCGGTGAGCGGCCAATACGAGTGCTCGCAGTGCGGGTTTCGCCGACACCTCACGGCCGGCGAAGTCTTCCCCGCCGATCACCATCCGGAGAAACCCTGGACGCTCTACCTCACCGATTGAGCAGCGACTGCACCGCTTCGTTGAAGGCGGGGATGTCCTTCGGCCCGCGGCTCGTGACGAGGTTTCGGTCGATGACGACTTCGCGATCGATCCACTCCGCACCGGCGTTGCGCAGATCGTCGGCGATTGTCGGCCAACTGGTCAGCGTGCGGCCGCGAGCGAGCCCTGCGGATGCGAGCAGCCACGGCGCGTGGCAGATGACGGCAATCGGTTTTTCCCGTTCGTTCATTTGTGCAACGAATCGCTGGGCCCGTTCGTCGGTGCGCATGCCGTCGGCGTTCAGCGCGCCTCCCGGGAGCAGCACGGCGTCGTAGTCCTCGGGCGAGACTTCGTCGAGCGTCTTATCGACGCCGACCTTTATCGTCGGCTGGTGATGTTTAAAAGCCTGGATCGGCTCGGTCTTTTGCGAGATGATCTCGACTTTTGCGCCCGAATCGCGGAGCGATTTTGTAGGCTCGGTAAGCTCGGACTCTTCGAAACCGTCGGTAACGAGGACGGCGACTCGTTTCTGTTTCTCGTTCACCTTGGCCGTATGCCCGTCGGCTGCGCTTAGATAACGCGCTTGGCGTATGCTCGCTCAGATGACGCTAGGGTGAGACGGACATGGCGGCGGTGACGTGAGCGCCGAAGCCGGGAAGGATCTCGACGTCGACGCGCGCGCCGAGACGCCCGACGAGCCAAAGATCGTGATCGTAATCGCGGCGCGCGTTCTCATTGCCGCGCGCCACGACATGCAGCACCGGCGCGCCGGCGCACCACTCGAGGGCGACTTCGACCGGACCTTCCGAGTGCTGCGCGATGCTCGCGCTCAGCTCACCGAAGATCAGCTCGCCGTTTTTGACGCTGCGTTCGGGCATGCCGGCCGCGTCGAGGGCGGCGGCGAATTCACGGCGCGCCAGCTTCGCGGCGTTCCAGTCGCGCGATTCGAATCGCCAGCGGCGGCACTTGAGGAAGTTTACCGTAAGGATCGCGACATCGTCGGGTGATTGACCGCGCAGGCAGTACTCTTCGATGAAGCGTGCGGGGTTCTCAACGTAGAGAATTGCCCGACTGCCGACCGCTTCGAGCAGCAGGCGTTCGCCGCGCAGAGTGTCGTGCGTCGCTTCCGTCAATCCATCGGAGTAGAACGTCAGCAGGGCCGGTTCGCTGAGCCGTTTGCTGATCGGGCTCGCCGGCTCGCCGGCGGAGCGCAGCCCGAGCGGGAGTCCGTCGGCTTCGAGTTCCTGGATCGTACCGTCGCGCATGCGTAGGAGCGGATATGGGTGCCCGGCGTTGGCGTAGGCGATCGTCAGCGTGCGCGGATCGAAGACCGCAACGAACGCCGTGGCGATGGCGGCCGGAAAGCGGCGTAAGAGAATCCGCTCGGCGGCGTCGAGGATTCTCGCGGGATTGGGTTCGTACATCGCGACCACGTTGATCGAGTGGCGCAGCTTGCCCATCACCGCCGAGGCCTCGAGGCCGTGACCGGTGACGTCGCCGACACTGAAGAGCACGCGATGCTCGTCGAGATCGTAGGCGTCGTACCAGTCTCCGCCCACTTGCACCTCAGAGGAAGCGGGGCGATAGATCGCGCTCAGCGTCGCATTTTCAACTTTCGCGAGCAGCGGAGGAAGGGTAGCGTGCTGGAGCGTCTGGATCAGACGGCGTTCGCGAACAACGTTTTCCGCGCGATCGAGCGCATTCGAAGCGCGCCGGCCAATCTCTTCGAGCAGCTCGAGATCCTCGGCTCCGTAGCGGCGGCTGTTCGAACAGGCAACGATCGCGCCGTAGACGGCGTCGCCCGCGTAGAGCGGAACCATCATCCATGAGAGCGGACGGACCGCTTCCGACAGCGGGCCGAATTTCAAGAGCGTTCCGTTGCGCAGCGAACGGCGCGCGGCGAGATGTTCGACGAACTCGCGTTCGCTCTCTTCGTGCAGATTCGCCGCCGTTCCGGAACGCGCGAGGACGCGCAAGCTCTCGCCGCTCAGCTCCGCAGCAATCGCGTAGTCCGCGAAGCGCTCGACGATCTCATCGAGCAGCAAGGAAAGCGTCTCTGCACCCCCGACGGTCGCGAAGAGCCGGTCCGTTATCCGCGCGAGAAAGCGAAGCCGCTCGGTGACGTGCCGCTCGCGTTCGAAAGTCTTGATGTTTTCCAGCGCCATCGCCAGCTGGCGCGCGACGATGACGCCGACATCCTGCTCGCGTGCAGCAAAACTCGAGCGGCGCTCCGACTCGAAGAAGACCGCCGCGCCGGCGCAGCTCGTTCCCGCGAGCAGCGGCACGGCGAGCAGCGAGCGTACGTTCTCCGGCGGCGCCGGCTTCGCGGCGGCGAGCATCAGTTGCGGCTCCTTCGAACGCAGCGCTGCATCGACGGCGACGGTCAGCGATTCCGCGCGCAGCGGCGCCGTGGAGCGGCCGTCGGTGAAGCCCTCGAGCTGCACCGCGCCCGCGTCGTCGAAGGTAAAGATGGCGCACCCATCGGCGAACTCGACGGTGGCGGCTTCGATGAAGCGGTTAACGATCGTGGAGCGGTTGAGCGACGACGACAGCGCCGCGGTAGCTTCTGAAATAAAGCGCGTGCCGGCATCGGCGAAGCGCTCGACTTCGGTAGCGTGCCCGGACCAATAGAGCACTTCGTCGCGATTGTCGAAGACCGGCACAGCCTGCACGAGGAAGTTGCGCAGCGCCGAGCCGCCCGCGGCGCGCACGTGGTAGACGGCGCTGAAGCGCTCCGCACAGCGCAGGGCTTTGCCCCACAGCGCATCGACCTGCGTGACCTCGGTTTCATCGAGGCGCCCCTGCCCCTCGGAGCGAGCCGGACGGCAGACAAGGACGTTCGTCACGATGCCGGAGGGACCCGCTTGCCAGAGCACGTCGCACGCCCGCGCGATAACCGCACGAATGGAGCAAATACTCCTCTCGCCGGCCGAAAACGACGGCTCAGATTCCGGGAACGGTTTCATCACTTTGAAAATCCAGCCAGGCGGTCTCTTTTCGGCCCTCGATGCTCGGGAAACTGCACGTCGCCGTTTTCTAATTATGAGGAGGTGCATTGGGCGGGCGCAATTGGGGTAAAGTGGCAGGCAATGATTACGTTCGATGCCACCACGCGCAAGGAGAGTACATGGTAGGACTACTTTGGACGATTATTGTGATTCTGTTCGTTTTCTGGCTGTTGGGGTTTTTGCTCCACTTCGGAGGCGGGCTGATCCATCTGATTCTGCTGATCGTCGTTATTCTGATCGTCGTCAACCTGATCACCGGCCGAGGCGCGCGGGTCTAACCCTCGATGCCGGCACGTAAGAAGAAGACCACGCGCAGAAAAGCCGCATCGCGCAAAGGCGCGGGACGACGAAAGACGACCGTGCGCCGGAAGAGCACGGGC
Proteins encoded:
- a CDS encoding cupin domain-containing protein; the encoded protein is MRNLEDVRTGFAVLENGTHLQTAAMLLDPGEASGPLANEHPQSEQVLFVAKGTVEAEIGERRFTMKSGDSAIVPPDAPHRFTNRSSERAVTFNVYAPKAY
- a CDS encoding alkaline phosphatase family protein — translated: MLRGALCRLAACCVVLVAGCTAGSGSLPNGGSFAGGRAALPTVRLPSGSPSQYISHVVIIVQENRSFENFFAGYPNANAPMTGCAIPVGSRRTQHLAPRFRPATGSASVCPSGDVSIPLQKITFNGPDLAHNYRAATFDYDNGKMDGFSKFGSRAPYEAYSYVDPSLLRPYWTMARRYVLADAMFPTEFGGSFTGHLTLVAGNDAIEQSPSRSEVDFPNGIYDDCDSPPGTRSSYLTAGGREHYYAGPYPCFDQFNTIANVLDRSGVSWKYYASKQLDDGMWEPFEAVRYTRYGRDWSNIIAPQSRILSDPRNGALASVDWVTPSKDDSDHPHFRSDQGPSWVASVVNAVGESPYWRTTAIIVLWDDWGGWYDNAVPPQLDYRGLGVRVPCLIISPYAKTNYVSHVQYEYGSILHFIEEVYGLGPIGPASQGYTDTRATSLDDAFDFTQSPRPFSSIPSKYPIAHFLQEPPSNDPIDTE
- a CDS encoding STAS domain-containing protein codes for the protein MVTPETVVMVFNGEYDLTSKDQLREAFSLLADSERAVLDFNDVTYLDSTALSELTLLHKSRSAAGLDPATIVTSNGNILRLFEIVDMRQFFNFAGAIPELAADGDSVRIQHARSFGTNGATAGP
- a CDS encoding type 1 glutamine amidotransferase domain-containing protein, with translation MNEKQKRVAVLVTDGFEESELTEPTKSLRDSGAKVEIISQKTEPIQAFKHHQPTIKVGVDKTLDEVSPEDYDAVLLPGGALNADGMRTDERAQRFVAQMNEREKPIAVICHAPWLLASAGLARGRTLTSWPTIADDLRNAGAEWIDREVVIDRNLVTSRGPKDIPAFNEAVQSLLNR
- a CDS encoding SpoIIE family protein phosphatase: MTNVLVCRPARSEGQGRLDETEVTQVDALWGKALRCAERFSAVYHVRAAGGSALRNFLVQAVPVFDNRDEVLYWSGHATEVERFADAGTRFISEATAALSSSLNRSTIVNRFIEAATVEFADGCAIFTFDDAGAVQLEGFTDGRSTAPLRAESLTVAVDAALRSKEPQLMLAAAKPAPPENVRSLLAVPLLAGTSCAGAAVFFESERRSSFAAREQDVGVIVARQLAMALENIKTFERERHVTERLRFLARITDRLFATVGGAETLSLLLDEIVERFADYAIAAELSGESLRVLARSGTAANLHEESEREFVEHLAARRSLRNGTLLKFGPLSEAVRPLSWMMVPLYAGDAVYGAIVACSNSRRYGAEDLELLEEIGRRASNALDRAENVVRERRLIQTLQHATLPPLLAKVENATLSAIYRPASSEVQVGGDWYDAYDLDEHRVLFSVGDVTGHGLEASAVMGKLRHSINVVAMYEPNPARILDAAERILLRRFPAAIATAFVAVFDPRTLTIAYANAGHPYPLLRMRDGTIQELEADGLPLGLRSAGEPASPISKRLSEPALLTFYSDGLTEATHDTLRGERLLLEAVGSRAILYVENPARFIEEYCLRGQSPDDVAILTVNFLKCRRWRFESRDWNAAKLARREFAAALDAAGMPERSVKNGELIFGELSASIAQHSEGPVEVALEWCAGAPVLHVVARGNENARRDYDHDLWLVGRLGARVDVEILPGFGAHVTAAMSVSP
- a CDS encoding lmo0937 family membrane protein, with translation MVGLLWTIIVILFVFWLLGFLLHFGGGLIHLILLIVVILIVVNLITGRGARV